Proteins from a single region of Apium graveolens cultivar Ventura chromosome 7, ASM990537v1, whole genome shotgun sequence:
- the LOC141672308 gene encoding uncharacterized protein LOC141672308 isoform X2 yields MQRAVDNVLAITKESVKTITYESLNNIVRFINGVSALLLAMIPGKTSILEGMQGWELRPTFRGPRLPRWMENGVSSFNQFIHELSVDSDTGSSVDYSSGEDYTDDDDDTPSTPLSQSSRVSRTSSFSRRDRHWGNWALWFRYILAWMLFPAKFLTGILLYFSSASPFRGSNVSTTLEELQQLDSDSNKKALKDHIMQRATDRRRGVIEDIHLGTEIIIEAVFDVVHKATHCLLSPLETSKRLLSWFSSNTSENIPDDASSVSIPTATLAETDPSLGERTANLRDSLNTDGRTCRDVITELGYPYEAIRVVTADGYVLLLERIPRRNSRKVVYLQHGVFDSSMGWVSNGVVGSPAFAAFDQGYDVFLGNFRGLVSREHINKNISSRQYWRYSINEHGMEDIPALVEKIHEVKTAELKSFPLKTEEEQISSEQPYKMCSICHSLGGAAILMYVVTRRIEEKPHRLSRLILLSPAGFHDDSTFIFKILEYLFRWMAPILEPIVPGFYIPTRFFRMLLNKLARDLHNYPAVGGLVQTLMSYVAGGDSSNWVGVLGLPHYNMNDMPGVSFHVALHLAQILHSKKFQMYDYGSAAANMEIYGSTEPLDVGEYYGFIDIPVDLVAGRKDQVIRPTMVKKHYRRMKNAGVDVTFNEFEYAHLDFTFSHREELLAYVMSRLLLVAPSPRLKSLRLKKKRLEADGE; encoded by the exons ATGCAAAGGGCTGTTGACAATGTCCTTGCTATCACCAAAGA GTCAGTGAAAACCATCACTTACGAATCGTTGAATAATATCGTTAGATTCATAAATGGGGTCTCGGCACTGTTATTGGCTATGATTCCGGGGAAGACTTCCATACTTGAAGGAATGCAAGGTTGGGAACTTAGACCAACGTTTCGAGGGCCTCGGCTTCCTCGTTGGATGGAGAA TGGTGTTTCGTCTTTCAACCAATTCATTCACGAACTTTCTGTGGATTCTGATACGGGTTCAAGTGTGGATTATTCATCTGGGGAAGattatactgatgatgatgatgacacTCCTTCAACTCCACTATCTCAAAGTTCTCGAGTCTCAAGAACAAGCAGCTTTAGTAGGCGTGACAGGCACTGGGGAAATTGGGCGCTTTGGTTCAGATATATACTGGCATGGATGCTATTTCCTGCAAAGTTTCTGACGGGTATACTGCTTTATTTCTCCAGTGCATCTCCTTTTAGGGGCTCAAATGTAAGCACTACCTTGGAAGAGCTGCAGCAGTTAGATTCAGACAGCAACAAGAAAGCACTGAAAGACCATATCATGCAACGTGCCACTGACAGGAGACGTGGAGTTATTGAG GATATTCATTTAGGAACTGAGATAATTATAGAAGCTGTATTTGACGTAGTCCACAAGGCAACACATTGTCTGCTATCACCATTAGAGACTTCCAAGAGATTATTAAGCTGGTTCTCTTCTAATACCAGTGAAAATATCCCTGATGATGCTTCAAGTGTTTCCATTCCCACTGCTACTCTTGCCGAGActgatccctctcttggagaaAGAACTGCCAATTTACGGGATTCCCTGAATACGGACGGTCGAACATGTCGAGATGTCATAACAGAACTCGG GTATCCTTATGAAGCCATTCGTGTAGTCACTGCTGATGGGTATGTTCTCCTTCTAGAGAGAATTCCAAG ACGTAATTCGAGGAAGGTTGTTTACCTACAACATGGAGTATTTGATTCTTCTATGGG TTGGGTTTCCAATGGAGTTGTTGGCTCTCCAGCATTCGCAGCCTTTGATCAAG GATATGATGTTTTTCTTGGTAACTTCCGTGGCTTGGTTTCCAGAGAACACATCAACAAGAATATTTCTTCACGACA ATATTGGCGTTACTCAATAAATGAACATGGTATGGAGGATATACCAGCTTTGGTAGAGAAGATTCATGAAGTGAAAACAGCCGAGTTGAAATCTTTTCCACTTAAAACGGAGGAAGAACAAATTAGCAGTGAACAGCCCTATAAGATGTGTTCGATTTGTCACAGTTTAGGAGGAGCTGCTATATTAATGTATGTTGTTACCCGCAGGATTGAGGAGAAGCCTCACAGGCTGTCCAGATTGATCTTGTTATCACCTGCTGGTTTCCATGATGATTCcacatttatttttaaaatcttgGAGTATTTATTTCGTTGGATGGCTCCTATTCTTGAACCCATAGTTCCTGGATTTTATATACCAACCCGTTTTTTCCGTATGCTGCTAAACAAATTGGCGCGTGATCTCCATAACTATCCTGCAGTTGGAGGACTTGTTCAAACGCTTATGAGTTATGTTGCAGGCGGAGATAGTTCAAATTGGGTAGGGGTCCTTGGCTTACCACACTATAATATGAATGACATGCCGGGAGTTTCATTTCACGTGGCTCTTCACCTGGCACAGATTCTCCACTCGAAGAAGTTTCAGATGTATGACTATGGGAGTGCAGCTGCCAACATGGAGATATATGGTTCAACTGAACCACTGGACGTGGGCGAATATTACGGGTTCATTGACATTCCTGTTGATCTTGTTGCCGGTCGTAAGGACCAGGTAATTCGACCAACAATGGTGAAAAAGCACTATAGGAGGATGAAAAATGCAGGCGTGGATGTAACGTTCAACGAGTTTGAGTATGCTCATTTAGATTTCACATTTTCTCACAGAGAAGAACTTTTGGCTTATGTAATGTCTCGTTTACTACTAGTGGCACCGAGTCCAAGACTAAAATCTTTAAGGTTAAAGAAGAAGAGGTTAGAAGCTGATGGTGAATGA
- the LOC141672308 gene encoding uncharacterized protein LOC141672308 isoform X1 produces the protein MMGFQDFGFWLWVLIDCSFCVCDDFCSFLSYYVRSVKTITYESLNNIVRFINGVSALLLAMIPGKTSILEGMQGWELRPTFRGPRLPRWMENGVSSFNQFIHELSVDSDTGSSVDYSSGEDYTDDDDDTPSTPLSQSSRVSRTSSFSRRDRHWGNWALWFRYILAWMLFPAKFLTGILLYFSSASPFRGSNVSTTLEELQQLDSDSNKKALKDHIMQRATDRRRGVIEDIHLGTEIIIEAVFDVVHKATHCLLSPLETSKRLLSWFSSNTSENIPDDASSVSIPTATLAETDPSLGERTANLRDSLNTDGRTCRDVITELGYPYEAIRVVTADGYVLLLERIPRRNSRKVVYLQHGVFDSSMGWVSNGVVGSPAFAAFDQGYDVFLGNFRGLVSREHINKNISSRQYWRYSINEHGMEDIPALVEKIHEVKTAELKSFPLKTEEEQISSEQPYKMCSICHSLGGAAILMYVVTRRIEEKPHRLSRLILLSPAGFHDDSTFIFKILEYLFRWMAPILEPIVPGFYIPTRFFRMLLNKLARDLHNYPAVGGLVQTLMSYVAGGDSSNWVGVLGLPHYNMNDMPGVSFHVALHLAQILHSKKFQMYDYGSAAANMEIYGSTEPLDVGEYYGFIDIPVDLVAGRKDQVIRPTMVKKHYRRMKNAGVDVTFNEFEYAHLDFTFSHREELLAYVMSRLLLVAPSPRLKSLRLKKKRLEADGE, from the exons ATGATGGGGTTCCAAGATTTTGGTTTTTGGTTATGGGTTTTGATTGATTGtagtttttgtgtttgtgatgaTTTTTGCAGTTTTTTAAGTTATTATGTGAG GTCAGTGAAAACCATCACTTACGAATCGTTGAATAATATCGTTAGATTCATAAATGGGGTCTCGGCACTGTTATTGGCTATGATTCCGGGGAAGACTTCCATACTTGAAGGAATGCAAGGTTGGGAACTTAGACCAACGTTTCGAGGGCCTCGGCTTCCTCGTTGGATGGAGAA TGGTGTTTCGTCTTTCAACCAATTCATTCACGAACTTTCTGTGGATTCTGATACGGGTTCAAGTGTGGATTATTCATCTGGGGAAGattatactgatgatgatgatgacacTCCTTCAACTCCACTATCTCAAAGTTCTCGAGTCTCAAGAACAAGCAGCTTTAGTAGGCGTGACAGGCACTGGGGAAATTGGGCGCTTTGGTTCAGATATATACTGGCATGGATGCTATTTCCTGCAAAGTTTCTGACGGGTATACTGCTTTATTTCTCCAGTGCATCTCCTTTTAGGGGCTCAAATGTAAGCACTACCTTGGAAGAGCTGCAGCAGTTAGATTCAGACAGCAACAAGAAAGCACTGAAAGACCATATCATGCAACGTGCCACTGACAGGAGACGTGGAGTTATTGAG GATATTCATTTAGGAACTGAGATAATTATAGAAGCTGTATTTGACGTAGTCCACAAGGCAACACATTGTCTGCTATCACCATTAGAGACTTCCAAGAGATTATTAAGCTGGTTCTCTTCTAATACCAGTGAAAATATCCCTGATGATGCTTCAAGTGTTTCCATTCCCACTGCTACTCTTGCCGAGActgatccctctcttggagaaAGAACTGCCAATTTACGGGATTCCCTGAATACGGACGGTCGAACATGTCGAGATGTCATAACAGAACTCGG GTATCCTTATGAAGCCATTCGTGTAGTCACTGCTGATGGGTATGTTCTCCTTCTAGAGAGAATTCCAAG ACGTAATTCGAGGAAGGTTGTTTACCTACAACATGGAGTATTTGATTCTTCTATGGG TTGGGTTTCCAATGGAGTTGTTGGCTCTCCAGCATTCGCAGCCTTTGATCAAG GATATGATGTTTTTCTTGGTAACTTCCGTGGCTTGGTTTCCAGAGAACACATCAACAAGAATATTTCTTCACGACA ATATTGGCGTTACTCAATAAATGAACATGGTATGGAGGATATACCAGCTTTGGTAGAGAAGATTCATGAAGTGAAAACAGCCGAGTTGAAATCTTTTCCACTTAAAACGGAGGAAGAACAAATTAGCAGTGAACAGCCCTATAAGATGTGTTCGATTTGTCACAGTTTAGGAGGAGCTGCTATATTAATGTATGTTGTTACCCGCAGGATTGAGGAGAAGCCTCACAGGCTGTCCAGATTGATCTTGTTATCACCTGCTGGTTTCCATGATGATTCcacatttatttttaaaatcttgGAGTATTTATTTCGTTGGATGGCTCCTATTCTTGAACCCATAGTTCCTGGATTTTATATACCAACCCGTTTTTTCCGTATGCTGCTAAACAAATTGGCGCGTGATCTCCATAACTATCCTGCAGTTGGAGGACTTGTTCAAACGCTTATGAGTTATGTTGCAGGCGGAGATAGTTCAAATTGGGTAGGGGTCCTTGGCTTACCACACTATAATATGAATGACATGCCGGGAGTTTCATTTCACGTGGCTCTTCACCTGGCACAGATTCTCCACTCGAAGAAGTTTCAGATGTATGACTATGGGAGTGCAGCTGCCAACATGGAGATATATGGTTCAACTGAACCACTGGACGTGGGCGAATATTACGGGTTCATTGACATTCCTGTTGATCTTGTTGCCGGTCGTAAGGACCAGGTAATTCGACCAACAATGGTGAAAAAGCACTATAGGAGGATGAAAAATGCAGGCGTGGATGTAACGTTCAACGAGTTTGAGTATGCTCATTTAGATTTCACATTTTCTCACAGAGAAGAACTTTTGGCTTATGTAATGTCTCGTTTACTACTAGTGGCACCGAGTCCAAGACTAAAATCTTTAAGGTTAAAGAAGAAGAGGTTAGAAGCTGATGGTGAATGA
- the LOC141672311 gene encoding cytochrome P450 76T24-like, with amino-acid sequence MEPYVLLTFSLFFLISVQYLLGLYARTKLPPGPIGLPFLGNLLQIGPKPHKSLAKLAKQYGPLISIRLGCDTSVVVSSSEMAREILQKHDVNFCGRSVPDAVAGGLQNHDVSVTWISAGDQWRTIRRALNIYFTNPKKVDKLEGLRLKVVTQMANHLKELSRNGQVVDIGKLAFTTALNQMSNTCFSVDVSDFGSDQDVFGFHKVVKTIMKVDGKINFADYFPWLKIFDPQGIRRDAKAAYGWLDQLCQNFITQRLRHRESDSPSHGDLLDSFLDFRRDSQADFDIKHIKVLLMDLFIAGTENISSTVEWAMSELILHPTVMLKLREEISEKVGGKEKFKEAEILELPYLQSVLKETMRLHLSVPLLLPHKSEINVKLNGYTIPKNTRVIVNAWAIARDANSWANPDHFTPERFIGSEIDYRGQHFSFIPFGSGRRMCSGIRLAERVMSSMLVSLVAQFDWKLPNNMLPEELDMDDTSGVTAQKATPLLLLPATIIN; translated from the exons ATGGAACCTTATGTCTTATTAACATTCTCATTATTTTTCTTGATCTCTGTACAATATCTTCTTGGTTTATATGCTAGAACAAAGCTTCCACCTGGGCCAATCGGCCTCCCGTTCTTGGGTAACCTCCTGCAGATTGGTCCAAAACCACACAAATCACTTGCAAAACTGGCAAAACAATATGGCCCTCTCATTAGTATACGACTAGGCTGTGACACAAGTGTTGTGGTTTCTTCATCCGAAATGGCTAGAGAAATTTTACAGAAACATGATGTTAATTTCTGCGGAAGATCTGTTCCAGATGCTGTGGCTGGGGGACTACAAAACCATGATGTTTCAGTGACATGGATATCTGCTGGGGATCAATGGCGAACGATAAGAAGGGCTTTGAACATTTACTTCACAAATCCAAAAAAAGTAGACAAGTTAGAAGGGCTTAGGCTAAAAGTTGTGACACAAATGGCTAACCATCTTAAGGAGTTGAGTAGAAATGGGCAAGTTGTGGATATTGGAAAGTTGGCCTTTACGACGGCTTTGAATCAGATGTCGAACACTTGTTTTTCAGTAGATGTGTCTGATTTTGGTTCTGATCAAGATGTTTTTGGATTTCATAAAGTGGTGAAGACTATCATGAAGGTTGATGGGAAGATAAATTTTGCAGACTATTTTCCTTGGCTAAAAATATTTGATCCTCAAGGCATAAGGAGAGATGCAAAGGCTGCCTATGGTTGGCTTGACCAACTTTGTCAGAACTTTATTACTCAGCGGTTAAGGCACAGAGAATCTGATTCTCCATCTCACGGGGATCTTTTGGATTCTTTTCTTGATTTCCGACGAGATAGTCAGGCTGATTTCGACATCAAACACATCAAGGTCCTCTTAATG GATTTGTTCATTGCTGGAACTGAAAACATCTCAAGTACAGTCGAATGGGCAATGTCTGAGCTTATACTCCATCCGACTGTAATGCTTAAACTACGCGAAGAGATCAGTGAAAAAGTTGGAGGGAAAGAAAAGTTTAAAGAAGCTGAAATCCTTGAATTACCATATCTTCAATCTGTTTTAAAAGAAACAATGAGGCTTCACTTATCAGTGCCTCTTCTTCTGCCCCACAAATCAGAGATTAACGTAAAGCTGAATGGCTATACGATTCCCAAGAATACTCGAGTGATAGTCAATGCTTGGGCCATAGCCCGAGATGCAAATTCTTGGGCAAATCCTGATCATTTTACACCAGAGAGGTTCATAGGCTCTGAAATTGACTACAGAGGTCAGCATTTTAGTTTCATACCATTTGGTTCAGGACGCAGAATGTGCTCAGGGATTCGCTTGGCTGAGAGGGTCATGAGCTCCATGTTAGTGTCACTTGTTGCACAGTTTGATTGGAAGCTTCCGAATAACATGTTGCCCGAGGAATTGGACATGGATGATACTTCTGGTGTTACCGCTCAGAAGGCTACACCACTACTACTTCTGCCAGCAACTATTATTAACTAG
- the LOC141672310 gene encoding cytochrome P450 76AD1-like: MEYLVLITSSLFFLILVQYLFGLYARAKLPPGPIGLPFFGNLLQIGPKPHRSLAKLAEQYGPLITLQLGSVTNVVVSSSEVAREIFQKHDADFSGRSVPDAVAGGLQNHDVATPWISAGDQWRTLRKALSIYLTNPKKIDKLQELRLKVVSKMVEHVKEISKRGQDVDIGKLAFTTALNQMSNTCFSVDVADFSSNQDVNGFHHAVNTIMEVDGKMNFADYFPWVKKFDPQGIRKDAKAAYGWLDQLCEKFIVQRLRHREDNLPPHGDLLDSFLDFRQENPVDFDVKQIKVLLMDLFIAGTDTNSSTIEWAMTELMIHSDIMQKLRKEINERINVKAPLVEADILELPYLQSVLKETMRLHLVVPLLLPHKTETNVKLNGYTIPKDTRVIFNVWAIARDSDSWESPEKFAPERFLSSEIDYRGRYFSFLPFGSGRRMCPGIRLAERVMSLMLVSLVAHFDWKLPNNMLPEELDLDDTFGVTSQKAIPLVLEPAIIDY; encoded by the exons ATGGAATACCTTGTCTTGATAACATCCTCActatttttcttgattttagTGCAATATCTTTTTGGTTTATATGCAAGAGCAAAGCTTCCACCAGGGCCAATAGGCCTTCCATTTTTTGGTAACCTCTTGCAAATTGGTCCAAAACCACACAGATCATTAGCGAAACTGGCTGAACAATATGGCCCTCTCATCACACTACAGCTAGGAAGTGTCACAAATGTTGTGGTATCTTCATCTGAAGTGGctagagaaatttttcagaaacatgATGCTGATTTCTCCGGAAGGTCTGTTCCGGATGCTGTTGCTGGAGGACTACAGAATCATGATGTTGCGACGCCCTGGATATCTGCTGGTGATCAATGGAGAACGTTACGTAAGGCGTTGAGCATCTACTTGACAAATCCGAAAAAAATAGACAAGTTACAAGAGCTGAGGCTTAAAGTTGTGTCAAAAATGGTTGAGCATGTTAAGGAAATCAGTAAACGAGGACAAGATGTCGATATTGGGAAATTGGCCTTTACGACAGCTTTGAATCAGATGTCGAACACTTGTTTCTCAGTTGATGTGGCTGATTTTAGTTCTAATCAAGATGTGAATGGGTTTCATCATGCTGTCAATACTATTATGGAGGTTGATGGAAAGATGAACTTTGCTGATTATTTTCCTTGGGTCAAAAAATTCGATCCGCAAGGCATAAGAAAGGATGCTAAGGCTGCTTATGGTTGGTTAGATCAACTTTGTGAAAAGTTCATTGTTCAGAGGCTAAGGCATAGAGAAGATAATCTTCCACCTCATGGAGATCTCCTGGATTCCTTTCTTGATTTTCGACAGGAGAATCCAGTCGATTTCGATGTGAAACAGATCAAGGTCCTCTTAATG GATCTGTTTATTGCTGGAACTGATACAAACTCGAGTACTATCGAATGGGCGATGACTGAGCTTATGATCCATTCAGACATCATGCAGAAGCTACGCAAAGAAATCAACGAAAGAATCAATGTAAAAGCACCTCTAGTAGAAGCTGATATTCTTGAACTACCATACTTACAATCTGTTCTGAAAGAAACAATGAGGCTTCACCTGGTGGTACCTCTTCTTCTGCCCCACAAAACCGAGACAAATGTAAAACTCAACGGGTATACGATTCCCAAGGATACACGAGTAATATTCAATGTCTGGGCAATTGCTCGAGATTCTGATTCTTGGGAAAGTCCTGAGAAGTTTGCACCAGAAAGGTTCTTGAGCTCAGAAATCGACTACAGAGGTCGATATTTTAGTTTTCTACCTTTTGGTTCAGGACGTAGAATGTGCCCTGGGATTCGCCTAGCTGAGAGGGTTATGAGCTTAATGTTAGTGTCACTTGTAGCACATTTTGACTGGAAGCTTCCCAACAACATGTTGCCTGAGGAGTTGGACTTGGACGATACTTTTGGCGTTACCTCCCAGAAGGCTATCCCTCTTGTTCTTGAGCCAGCAATTATAGATTACTAG
- the LOC141672309 gene encoding cytochrome P450 CYP736A12-like: MYSYISFAIVIVLIGAIWWLVHLRGVASARRGHRALPGPLRLPVIGHLHLLGNLPHRSLYKLSQKYGPMMSLRLGSVPTLVVSSPAAAELILKTHDSVFASRPELEAGKYMSYGTKGIAFTKYGIYWRSVRKLTSTELLNHATINSMAWQRREELGLLVESLKKAAAAGEVVDVSQKVGHLVQDMTCRMLFGKTRDERFDLSNNLHELAKLAGSFNIADFIPFLRPLDLQGFTRRLKVASQTFDKILETIIDDHEQDASNDSKKLDKDFVAVLLSLQKNATSTQEYLSHEIKRSHIKAIMLDMIFGAVDTSQTTIEWVMSELLCHPRVMKSVQQEIKNVVGDSEFLEESELSKLEYLDMVVKETLRLHPVGPLLLPHESMEDIVIDGYYIPQKTRIIVNNWGLGRDPKLWSENVEEFYPERFNGSNIDHRGKDFQFLPFGTGRRGCPGMHLGLINVKLVVAQLVHSFNWELPIGMKPDELDMEETFALSLLRSTHLLAMPTSRAS; encoded by the exons ATGTATTCCTATATCAGTTTTGCTATTGTTATAGTCCTCATTGGAGCCATATGGTGGCTCGTTCATCTCCGGGGTGTGGCCTCAGCAAGACGAGGCCACAGAGCACTTCCAGGTCCCCTAAGGTTACCAGTTATAGGTCATCTCCACTTATTAGGAAACCTCCCTCACCGCTCCCTCTACAAGTTGTCCCAAAAATATGGTCCCATGATGTCCCTCCGTCTGGGCTCCGTCCCTACACTTGTCGTGTCTTCGCCTGCTGCTGCAGAACTTATTCTCAAGACCCATGACAGTGTTTTTGCTAGCCGTCCAGAACTTGAGGCAGGTAAGTACATGTCATATGGCACCAAAGGCATTGCATTTACCAAGTACGGCATTTACTGGCGGAGCGTGAGGAAGTTAACCTCAACGGAGCTTCTTAACCACGCAACAATCAACTCGATGGCTTGGCAGAGAAGAGAGGAACTAGGGTTGTTGGTTGAGTCCCTCAAAAAAGCTGCTGCAGCAGGTGAAGTGGTAGATGTGAGTCAGAAAGTGGGGCATTTGGTTCAAGATATGACTTGTAGAATGTTGTTTGGAAAGACTAGAGATGAAAGATTTGACTTGAGTAATAATTTGCACGAGCTGGCCAAGCTTGCTGGATCCTTTAACATTGCTGATTTTATCCCATTTCTGAGGCCACTTGATCTCCAG GGATTTACTCGCAGGCTCAAAGTAGCCAGCCAGACATTTGACAAAATCTTGGAAACTATCATTGATGATCATGAACAAGATGCTAGTAATGACAGTAAAAAACTCGATAAGGATTTTGTTGCTGTGCTACTATCTCTGCAGAAGAATGCTACCAGCACCCAGGAATATTTATCCCATGAAATCAAAAGATCACATATCAAAGCAATCATGCTGGACATGATATTTGGAGCTGTAGATACTTCACAAACTACAATTGAATGGGTAATGTCAGAGCTTTTATGTCATCCAAGGGTGATGAAATCAGTTCAACAAGAAATTAAAAATGTCGTCGGGGATAGTGAATTTCTTGAAGAATCAGAGTTGTCAAAACTAGAGTACCTGGATATGGTAGTTAAAGAAACTTTAAGATTACATCCTGTTGGGCCACTTTTGCTTCCTCATGAGTCAATGGAAGACATTGTTATAGATGGATATTACATACCGCAGAAAACAAGAATCATTGTCAATAACTGGGGATTAGGCCGAGATCCTAAACTCTGGTCTGAAAATGTCGAAGAATTCTATCCAGAAAGATTCAATGGCAGTAACATAGATCATCGAGGAAAAGATTTTCAGTTTTTACCCTTTGGTACAGGCAGAAGAGGGTGTCCAGGTATGCACTTGGGCTTAATAAACGTAAAATTGGTAGTTGCTCAGTTGGTTCATAGTTTCAACTGGGAGCTACCTATTGGTATGAAACCAGATGAGTTAGACATGGAAGAGACTTTTGCATTGTCATTGCTAAGATCAACTCATCTGCTCGCCATGCCTACTTCTCGAGCATCATAa
- the LOC141673186 gene encoding myosin-1-like: MRLCKQSNESDEVLVKSSFLVELQRRVLKAESALRVKDEENDILHQRLQQYENRWFEYEGKMKSMEERLQLGNREYFRSRDSNGVRPVSAGLSVISRLAEEFDQRSQVFGDDAKFLVEVKSGQVDASLNPDRELRRLKQIFEGWKKDYGARLRETKVILNKLGSEEGSGDRLQKKCWGRLNSSRIN, from the exons ATGAGGCTATGTAAACAGAGTAATGAGTCGGATGAGGTGCTGGTGAAGTCATCATTCCTTGTGGAGCTACAACGACGTGTACTTAAAGCCGAGTCAGCTTTAAGAGTGAAGGATGAAGAAAATGACATTCTCCACCAACGACTGCAACAATATGAGAACCGCTGGTTTGAATACGAAGGAAAAATGAAGTCAATGGAAGAA AGACTCCAGCTGGGAAACAGGGAGTATTTTAGGAGTCGTGATAGCAATGGGGTGAGGCCAGTGAGTGCCGGTCTTAGTGTTATAAGTAGATTGGCCGAAGAGTTTGATCAGAGGAGCCAAGTTTTTGGCGATGATGCAAAATTCTTGGTAGAGGTAAAATCAGGTCAGGTGGATGCAAGTTTAAACCCTGATCGAGAACTAAGAAGGTTAAAACAAATTTTTGAAGGCTGGAAAAAGGACTATGGGGCAAGATTAAGAGAAACAAAGGTAATCTTGAATAAGCTAGGATCTGAAGAAGGATCTGGTGACAGGTTGCAGAAGAAATGCTGGGGAAGGTTGAACAGCTCGAGGATTAATTAA
- the LOC141672313 gene encoding protein-S-isoprenylcysteine O-methyltransferase A-like — MTDFFGYTACRQISEMLFSLAFFHVSEYILAIIFHGKSNVTLKSLLISKNYLVAMIFSLIEYLVEVYFFPDLKVHWRISNFGLSMVVIGEIIRKLAIITAGRAFTHLIKVYHEEHHELVRHGVYRFVRHPGYSGFLIWSIGTQIMMCNPISTVAFALVVWRFFSQRIPYEEYFLRQFFGSRYDAYAQQVPSGIPFVN; from the coding sequence ATGACAGACTTCTTCGGTTACACGGCCTGCAGACAAATTTCTGAAATGCTATTTTCTTTAGCTTTCTTTCATGTTTCTGAGTACATACTAGCAATTATCTTCCATGGAAAGTCAAATGTAACTCTCAAGTCGCTACTGATCAGCAAAAACTATCTTGTGGCGATGATTTTTTCATTGATAGAGTACTTGGTTGAAGTTTATTTCTTTCCTGATTTAAAAGTACACTGGCGGATAAGTAACTTTGGCCTTTCCATGGTTGTCATTGGGGAAATTATTAGGAAACTGGCAATTATAACTGCTGGTAGGGCCTTCACTCATCTTATTAAAGTTTATCATGAGGAGCATCATGAATTGGTTAGGCATGGAGTCTACAGATTTGTTCGCCATCCTGGATATTCTGGTTTTCTCATATGGTCAATTGGCACTCAAATAATGATGTGCAATCCAATATCCACAGTTGCATTTGCACTTGTTGTTTGGCGTTTTTTCTCACAACGGATACCATACGAAGAGTACTTCTTGAGGCAGTTTTTTGGATCACGTTATGATGCCTATGCTCAACAGGTTCCTTCTGGAATTCCCTTTGTGAATTGA